The following nucleotide sequence is from Coffea eugenioides isolate CCC68of chromosome 3, Ceug_1.0, whole genome shotgun sequence.
TTGATTAACATTCTAAAAGGGGTAATACACCCTTCTGAAGATCGATGATACAGGTCAAACTGAACTGAAGATCCTCGATCAAACTGAAATAAAAGTTTTTGCAGCGTTTCTATCGTTCTCTTCCAAAATAATAGGTTTTCTACTTAAGTTTTAAATGTCCCAATCCATCAAAGAACTCCAAGACAATGAAATGTGAGAGTAATAATAGTAGTAACCCtgtgcttaaaaaaaaaagggacaaaaAACCCTGTGCTTGAATATCTATCCTAGCTAGATGAGTAGCAAGCAAAACTTATCATAAGTGTGGAATTTCTGTCTGCCTACAAAAAGGTGAATGGGCAATGTATAATCGTAAACAAGCAGCAAATTGAAAAGTCTGATCCCCTTTTTGATTCTTGGCTCTATTTTATCGCAACCACTGAAAAGTTTTTTGCGTTGGTTGCATGGCTTAGTGACCTACAATTTCACTTTGGTGAGCATCATGGTCTCTTCCCAATCAGGAACTGTCACTCCTTCCCCCTCGTGAACAATGGTCCTCTGACCGGCGGGGAGCCGACAAAGGCCATCGCTGCATTTTTCATGACAAATATTTGGTTTTTGGACCCCCAATTCATCTGCATACCATATAGCTTATCCGAATCTTAAAAATATAATGGACCACCTTTTATCATACGTACGAAAAATTTGTGTGCTATTAGGGTTTTCAACCTCAGATCTAATCAATGCCGGGAATAAGCTTCTTACAAGAACGACTATTCAATTAAAACACTATCAGTTCTTGATGATGGAATCACGTGTTgagtttgttttaatttctgTGGTTCGTATTGATAATGGAAACACGTTTTCTAACCTATCACTAGCACTTGCTTGCTAAAAGATAGTTTCTAAATATAGATTCACAAACATTATTGTACGTAATAGACTCGTTACATATAGTGAAAATTAGTGACAAATAGTAGTTTATAACAACGTTGCACTATATTAGGAGAAAGTGACGAGGACATTTTGGTGGCACCAAAAAATGTCCCTCGCCTCATATTCACAGCCATGTAAGCTGAGAGCGAAAATCCTTGATTTTTCTTGTTCTCACAACATAATATTCTCCTGTTTGATGGGGCTTGTTATACCAAAAGAGAACGCTTGTTTCTCAAGTCGgaatttatgaaaaaaaaaaagaaaaggaaagataatACTCTTCAAgcacttttttttgttttgagaCATTGTTGCTCCCTATCCAACCACCTTTTCCAACATGCTCAACTTTAGTCCAAGATCGTGGCAAGAATGATCCATACAATAGTCTACAAGGCCATGTGATTGCCCCTTACAAAAGCCAAAAATGCAAGTCCTACAAACGTATAAATTATACTAGAGGAAAAGCAGTGATTCACACATTTTGTTCCCACCATGAAAGAGAAGGAATAAATgggaaaaaagaacaaaaagttTTGCACGGCTGGCGCTTCTTTTTTGTGCTTGTTCTTAATTCCTATTCATTCCTTGTAAACCTCAACTTTTGTAAGAAAAGCAGCGATCCATCTCAATCACTAAGAAAAATCATTTCGTTCCCCCTAAGGAAAAGATGCATTTATGCAAGCTGTAATTCACCATGGACGAGATGAAAATTTGTACGAGGATATTTTCTTGAGCCGGATCGATATGGTTAAATAGGCATGCTAGATTCTTACGATTCCTTTTGTGTTTATGCTTAACGTATGCTCTGTGCATGAATTTTCCAATTGTTATGTAGACGTCTGCAAAAATGGCAATTAGGAGAAAAGAAACCATAATCTTGTAGTATTAGCAAAAGAGTGGGTTAATTATGAACTTGTAATCATTGTCACGATGACAATCCTCCCTGCCctaaaactttctttttcctttttggaaaAATCCATATTCGCGAAGCATCATCCCCATCTTCATCTCTTGTTGAGTGCCAAAAATTGAACTAATGGTaattgggaaaagaaaaaaaaccatGTCGCTCCTAGCTGATGCAATTTTATTGAAGCTTTTGTTGCAGCTCATGACCAGTGACACTATCAGAACAGCCAGAACATTGATCTATCGATGCACACTCCTAAAAATGTTAACCTCAATCATTGCACAATCTTCAGATTGATGCGATACAACAAGTCTATGGAAAAGTTTAATCTAGATCATAATAATTATAGTGATTGTTGATTTGTAGTAACTGTTGCAGAAATGTCACCATTGCGTGCTGTCAAGTATCAAACATCACATATCTTGATATTTAAATCGAAGAATGGTATCATCTATTTGCGCAATGATATCATCAAGCAACGTCCTCTAGGTGCGAACTATTCTCTACTATACTACTACTATATACGAGGATGAAATGTTCGATAAATTTCATTGGATATGCAAAAAGTGAGTACTTTATAAAGCTATTCTTGATTGGAATAATATTGTTTTTTTGCCTCTGATTAGTGAAAGTAGAGGTCGTCTGTTTGGCTATGAAGGGAATTTTAAGCCAGATCACAACCAAAAAAGAATGACACCTCGATCATTAATTAGGTCCATTCCCAACTTTTGCTATAACATAATGGGATTAAACGCAATTACGGAAGATATTGAGAGAATAAAGGCCAAAGGGCGTGCAACAAAACATTCGGAATGAAGTATCAATTCCATTTAGAAAAAACAAATAAGGAGAATATAGGTTGATATTATTCCATATAATGATCTCCATGGATAATGACTGCATGAATGCATCAACGTAACTCAACATCAAGATAAAAGTGGGATGTGCAGAAGTTACGTATTGAAGTTATTGTGTGCTCATTGTTTTACACTTGGAGTGCTAAAGAATTAGTGGGGTTGGAATTTAATCTAACTAAATTCTCATTCATCTCTTTGGTTTTCTTTGAAATATGTGTTTATAATAACCTAATCAAACTTACTAACTTACCCTGTAAGATTGCCTTTTCAATTTGTTTCAATCTCGATTTTGTaaggtaaagaaaaaaaaatcggTATTCTACCAAATCTCTTATATGTTGACTTAACTCAAGACGTGTTAATGATATTGGATTAAAATCTATGTGCTAATAAAGGGACTTGAACCTTAAAATTTGATATCCTCCTAACTCGACATTAGTTTTTTACTTACAAATGAGTGAATACAAATATGGGTCTTTTTTCCCCTagaaaggaaaataataaagttgttaaaaataAGCCTTATTAAGTTTATTTGGTCAACAATAACATCAAGAAGCGCATCTGGTGTAGTGGTATCATAGTACCCTCCCACGGTACTGACCGGGGTTCGATTCCCCGGATGCGCAATTGTTGTCTCCATTTTTTGGGCCTTAAAGAAAATCTTCACCTTGGTTCTGTGGTTGTAATTTTACTTCCAATATTCTGTTCCTTTCGTGTCTGAATCTATATCCAGCTGTTTCCCTCGATTTTTTCCAGGCATTCTGAGGCTTCAGCACGAGATATAGCAGTAACAGTCTTGGCATCTAGATTGCAGAATTAACTATTCTTTCGTGCTAAAAAGCTTAATTTTGCAAAATTATAATGCAATACCTTGGCCTTTCAACCACTAAACGTTTCCAAATTACAGTTAAATAACATACAAAGGAACACAAAAATGCGGAAGAAAGCATTAAAATGACACATTAGCAACATTACCAGAAGAAAACCAAAGTGGCCCAGCCGTTGTTGAAGTACTCAGTAACGGAACAAATCAAGCGGCTCATTTGTTCTATAGGTGTTGGCTTAAGAAGCCTGTGGCCCTTGGCAAAACTTCAGGCATTAGCTTTTGTGCACTACACAGAACCTGCAACGCTCTAGTTGATGTGCCCAACGGTTAGCATCCTCTAACTCATTCCAGATGCTTCCCAAGTCccaaccatggttcaaagtcgtggTCGCGGCTGCGGTCGCGGCCCAGACTGTTCCACATCGGTCTGGGTATATCGGTTGTGGTCTCGGCGAGACACgagtttttgaaatatttaatattctaaaaattataaaaatatgataaacaaaaataattaaaaaattagtaaaaataataaaaattcgagttGATTCGGAGTGATTCAGTGTGATTCGGACGTTTCAATCCTTCACGGTGACGTCTCAGTGAGTCAAGTATCTCGGAATCGTATTGTCCCGGTATTGTATCGAGAAGGCTCGAGACAGTGATGACTCGGCAGAGTAGAGTCGTCTCGGACTCAGccgagtctttgaaccatggtCCCAACCACTTTCACCTCGTTAGGAAGAAAAATCTAAGTAACAAATAGGGCAGAAAAATGGTGTGTCTAGTTGGCTAAGGATTGGGATGCAATCTATAAATGCACCAGTGGAAGAATACGCAGGTAAGAACTTGGTGCAGGAGAGAAAGTACAGAATGTTTAAGCTATCTAAAGCAGCTCCATTTGCAATGGAGAAATGTGATCTGCTCTTTTTCAAGTAAATGTAGCAGGCAACAAAAAACAAAGACACCTTAGCAGTGATTATcaatgagtgtgtttggatagtaaattatttgggataattttttgcaaaaaaatactactgcaacattttttttttttatgtgatttatgttcCATCCTCTTTTGGCTATTCCCAGGAAGAAAACAACCAACAAAGCCTACAACGGAAAGGAGTTATATGAGAACGACTGCAGATTTTGAAGAAACATCCAGAGATCCATTTTGCACAAAACAAGTGTTTCCTAGAAGAGCCAACGAACAGCAGTTCAATTACCGAAATGATACTCCTAAAACAGAACAACATCAAACAGCAAGTAGCAAGAAGTACTATTGTtatgtttctttcttcttttcatgTTACATCCGCAAACCAACCTTTTGTCCTTGTATTATTCCACTTCTCCCTGTCAACACAAAGGCCTGTTGTCAGCAAAGCAGGGATATCAGGCAGTGAAGTTGGTGAACCAGACAAGAGGATTAGAACCCAAGGACTCTAGGAGAGCCTCATACACAGAAAATTAGCAATAGCATATTGAAGATATGCAGAAGCATTTTTCTAAGCTATAAGTGCAGATCTTTTAAGGTCAATTACGGCTTTTCTGCTTTTCCCAGAAATCTAGGACGAATTTTGTAACCATTTGCCACTACTTGCGAAATGGAATGGTAAAACCTCAATTAACTTTGATTTATCTTGGTGACTAAAATCAGTGGAGAACATTTAGGAATACGAAACTAAACAACTCTTTTTAAGATATGAACTATCAAGTAAATGCTTGAACTATCTCATAACATCAAGAGAATGATTACCAAAGCATCAGTAATCATTTCAAAACCAGCAtagaaacaagaaaaatatatcAGCAAAGGAAAAATTCGACAATCAATCCAGGCATTGCCAAGCGCTGATTTGACAATGGTTTGTTGACGGCGCAGAGATAACAAAAACTTGTTTCAACTTTAACTCGAGTGGGAGAGCACCTTCTCATTTCCGTCAACATACAACGATCAAGAACCATAAAATGAAGCGAGAAAGCTAGCCCCTACACAGCTACACTTTGATGGTATGGCCGTGCTTGCTTTGGTTAATTATGACTCAAAGCATAGACAGATCATTACCAACATTTAACAAGAGTTCATAGTCAACTTCTAAGCTAACTAAAGTTTATGTAATCAGCTAGCAAGAATTCTGATCATAACTCTACAAGAACAacgatataaaaaaaaaaaaaatcaatcatcGACCTTAACTAGAACACAGTTCAACATTACTCTAAACATCCCAAAGCCATATTTCATCCCTTTTACATAAATCTCATCTTTTACTTTAGAAACATTACAGCAaaacccgaaaaaaaaaagagattagaATTATCCTGATTTTCAAAGCTCATCTTCCATCCTCAAATACTCCCCGATATCAGCCTGATGAATGACAACAATGCCATTGGGATCCATCTTCCTACAATCTTGGGTGCTCTTGGCCGCAACCCCAAATCCAAGGGGCATATCCGACATAGAAAAGACCACCACCCCATCATTAGGATTGATATTCTCCGTAATCCTCCCTAGCCCTCCTTTCAAAACATTATTTCCGTACAAAAAACTCATTTCGGAGGTGGGTTTTAGCCAAACTTTATGCTTAGCATTGGCAGCCAACAAGTTCAGGCTCTGGATGGTCAACTGAAATTTGCCCGTTTTCGTAAATTTCCCGATCTGGGTTCCGAGGGAAACTAGATTTTCACGCTTTATATTCGTTGCTCGCTTGACCAATGATTCGGAGACGTAGTAGACCCGGTTCTTTTGGAGACGGAAGCAGTAGCGGCCGGGATTTGGATCGGGGCCTTCGTGAGATGGGTTCTCCACGATGTTCTTGAGGTTGCTGCCGACGAATTTGAAGAGCTTTTCGAAGACTTGGGTGGTTTCGTTCTCGTCCAGCGGCCTCATCGCTTGCTCTCTTGGCAGTCGGCACTGATTAGcgttttctacatttttctgcGGGGTGGGTTTTGACATTAggtttagggataatttcagaaacctcgcttgaggtttctgataatttcaCTGCCATCCTCTGAAGTTTTAGAAATACCACTTACCTCCCCTATAAGCTATTTAGGGCCTAATGTTTACCTCATAGATGGTCAAATGACTTTACTATCCTTACAATTTAGAAAATATTAGGTATTCATATGGAGAGAAACAATTTAGTCACTTTTACTAAATTAACCATGATTttgaatataaaaaaaatttaaaatcttgAATACTAAATTTTATAACGATAATtgttaatattttaaaagtcTTTTTCTATATATTAGTAGTTTTTGTAATTTCTTTctcctaaaaaaaaatttaaaattcatatttaaatattattatttcatAAATTTTTCATAAGAATAATAAGA
It contains:
- the LOC113765075 gene encoding 60S ribosome subunit biogenesis protein NIP7 homolog; this encodes MRPLDENETTQVFEKLFKFVGSNLKNIVENPSHEGPDPNPGRYCFRLQKNRVYYVSESLVKRATNIKRENLVSLGTQIGKFTKTGKFQLTIQSLNLLAANAKHKVWLKPTSEMSFLYGNNVLKGGLGRITENINPNDGVVVFSMSDMPLGFGVAAKSTQDCRKMDPNGIVVIHQADIGEYLRMEDEL